The Candidatus Hydrogenedentota bacterium DNA segment GTGCTTCCAGAAGAAAAGAGCTACGACTACGTTGGGATTGGTCTGACCGCATTTCTGGCCGTGGTTATTCCAGTCGCAATATACGTGCGAGAAAGGTTCGATTCAGGCAAGAGAGTGTAACACTGTGCCGTGATGGCGCGGCATCGATGTGCATAGCGAAGGAGACAATTGAGAAATGACCTACGAAGTGAAACTACCCACCCTGGGCGACGACGGCGGCGACATGGCGACCGTGTCGTACTGGCTCGTCGAGGAAGGTGACAACGTCAAGGAAGGCGAAGACATCGTCGAGTTGACGACGGACAAGGCGGCGTTCAGCCTGCCCGCGCCGAAGAGCGGCCTCCTGCAGGAAAAACTCGTGCAGGAAGGCGACGAAGTTTCCGTCGGCGACGTGCTGTGCGTGCTCGAAATCTGATTGTTCTGTCGTGATCTCCGCGATAGGCGCTCTGAAATGTGAGATTTGAGATTCGGTATCCCGGCTCGGACGGCGTCTCGCCCCTGCCGGTACGTGTCCAGTAGAATGTGCGCATTGTTCGAGGATCGTTGTCATGGGCGTACAAATCGAGATCGACAAGGAGAAGATTGCCGAGTTTTGCCGCCGGCACCATATCGTTAAGCTGTCGTTGTTCGGCTCTGTTACCACGGACGATTTTCGCGACGACAGCGACGTGGACGTGCTGGTGGAATATGCCGAGGGCCATGTGCCGGACTTTTTTACGCTCTTCGACCAGCAGGACGAATTGGCCGTTTTGGTTGCGCGAAAAGTGGACTTGCACACGCCTGCAAGTCTGAGCCGTTATTTTCGCGACGAGGTGCTCCGAAACGCGGCCGTGCAGTATGCCGCGTAAGTCCGATTTACTTTTTGTGCAGGACATGTTGAAGTGGGCACGGACCGCGAGCGAATTCTGTGCAGGAAAGTCGCTGCACGAAATCCAGGCAATTCCACAAAACGAAAGCCATCTCGTCCGCGCACTCTGCGTGATTGGAGAAGCGGCAAGCCGAGTTTCGCCGGATGTGCGCGCTAGACATCCGGATATCCCGTGGCAGCGCATGACTGCAATGCGCAACAGGCTCATCCATGCGTACTCCGACGTTGACGTGATCGTCGTTTGGTCTACCGCTTCTGAGAAGTTACCGGAGCTCATCCCTCAATTGGAATCCCTGCTCGTGTCCGAGCAAGACGACAACAAGGAAACGTGATACATGTCCATCGGCGTCGGAGTAATCGGAGCGGGCGTAGTAGGCGGCGGCGTGATTCGCACGCTCCGCTCGAACCGCGACGTAATCAAGGGTAAAGCGGGCGTCGATGTTTCGCTCGTACACGTCGCGGACGCGCGCGCGGAGTTGTTCAAGGACTTCGATCTTGGCGGCATCACGACGAGCACCGACGCAAAAGCGCTGATCGCCGATCCCGGCGTGCACGTCGTATGCGAATTGATCGGCGGGATCAATCCCGCCAAATCGTTCATCCTCGCGGCGCTGAACGCCGGCAAGTCCGTCGTCACCGCAAACAAGATGCTGCTCGCGCACCATGGCCCGGAACTGTGCGCGGCGGCGGTGAAAAACGGCGTTGAATTGCGCTACGAAGCGTCCGTCGCGGGCGGTATACCAATCATCAAGGCCCTGCGCGAGGGCCTGGCCGCGAACCGGATCGAATTTGTGTGCGGCATTCTCAACGGCACCTGCAATTACATTCTCAGCCGGATGACCTACGACAACCACGATTTCAACGACGCGCTGAAGATTGCGCAGCGGCTCGGCTTTGCGGAGACCCCGCCCGATCTCGACATCGAAGGCCACGACACAGCGCACAAGTGCCAGATCATCGCATCGCTCTGTTACTCGACGGAGGTGAACCTCGACGAGATTCACGTCGAGGGCGTCACGAAGGTGACCCACGCAGACGTGACGTACGCGATGGAGATGGGATATCTCATCAAGTTGCTCGCGATCGTCCGCAGTGTCAACGGCGAGATCGAGGTGCGCGTCCACCCCACACTTGTGCCGGAGGACCATCTGCTCGCATCCGTGCGCAACGAGTTCAACGCCGTGTACGTGAAGGGCGACGTCTCCGACGCGACCCTCTACTACGGGCGCGGCGCCGGGCGCATGCCCACCGCCAGCGCCGTCGTCGCGGACATCATCGACATCGCACGCCGGGGAGATTCACCGGCCCCGGCCCCGTTCGCCTACGCCAAAAAACGGCCTGTCCGCGACATGGGTCTCGTGGAAGGAAAGTACTACCTCCGCATGACCACTCGCGACATCCCCGGTGTCCTCGGCCGCATCTGCACCATCCTCGGTAACCACGGAGTCAGCATCGGCGGCGTCAGCCAGAAGGAAAAGCACGAGGAAGACCGGGTGCATGTCATATTAATGACAGAGCGGACAGTCGAGTCATCCGTGCGAAAGGCCGTCGCGGAGATTGACGCATTGGCTGTCGTTCACGAGCCGACTCACCTGCTACGAGTATTGAGCGATTGAGAGACGTACTCGAAGTGCGGCGGTAAGTTATTTTTACATGGCGCTTATGTCAAAGCCCCAATGGATCTGTGACGCATCCGGGAAGTCGCGTCTGCGCTCAACAGAATCCATAAATAAACACAGATAGAGCGTCGCGGAACATCGCTGGAACAGTCCACAATTCGGCCGTTGCAAGAGTTGTTGTCTGTTAATTTTGCCGTACTGGCGGCCGCAAAACCCACGACTGGCCGTAAACGAGGCGGCCCATGCGGTAGCGCTTCGGAAAGCGCATCACCTTCTCGACCTCGTAACCGCGCACGGTGGTGAGCCACCACATCTGCGCCCAAGACGAGGTCTTAACGTGCCCGGGCGCGAGGATCGCACTTGTGTCCAAAAAACTCACGTGTCCCTGCCTTTCCCCGAACCAATGCTGTTACAATTATACCGCATTTCATGCAGACATAACCGGGGTAAGCGGGAGAAACGGATAAGATCAAGTCAATGCGAGGGAATTATTGCCAATTCACCCTCGGCAGAATATCGACTAAGCCTTTGTGAACCAATGGCTTAAAACGTTACTTTCCCCAGAATCGCCGGGTGCAGCGCACCGGTGGCGCCCGGGACGTTCGAGGGGGAAAGACAGAGCGACTCGTTACCCAGAATGGCGAACGCGATGGCCTCGCGGGCATCTCCAGGCAGTCCCATCTTATCGCTGGTCCTGACTTCGATAGGCGCGAATTCCTGCCGGAGGCATTTCATCAGGACGCGGTTTCGGGCGCCGCCGCCGCTGACGATGATTTGCGTCAGCGTATGTAGCGGGGCGATGAATCGCTGGTGGGCCAGCGCAATGCTTCGCGCAACGGCAAACGTGACTGTCGCCATTACGTCCTCCGGCGCGTATTGTGCTCTGCTGAGGATTTCTTGCGGCAGGTACACGCCCTCCCCGAACTCTTCCCGGCCCGTAGATTTCGGGGGTAGCTTGTCGAAATAGTCATGGTCGAGGAGCCGCTCGAGTAGCCCGTCGAGGACCTTCCCCTTCGCCGCGCTCGCTCCGTCCCAGTCGAGGTGCTGCTGCCCGCGCGTGAGCAATCGCATCGCGCCATCGATGGGCATGTTGCCGGGGCCGGTGTCGAACGCGAAGACGTCGCGCAGCTTTGGGGTGACAACAGTGATATTCGCGATTCCGCCGATATTGAGGCAGCCCACCGTCTCGTCACGCTGCCGGAACAAGACCCAATCCGCGTACGGCACCAGCGGCGCACCCTGCCCGCCCGCGGCCATGTCGCGCACTCGAAAATCGGAGATGACCGGTACGCCCGTGCGGTCCGCGATGATCGCGGGTTCCGCGATCTGGAGCGTGCCGCAGCCCGTCTGGTCCTTACGTGGCGGACAATGCGCGATGGTATGGCCGTGCGACGCGATGAGATCGACGCTGCACTCGTGCTGCTTGGCTTCCTCCTGCATGGACTCGGCGGCCTGGGCGAATATCTGGCCCAGCTCGAACGACAGCGAACAAACTTCTTTGGCGTCTTTCTTGTCCGTGAGGAGGCGCGCCTTCAGCGGCGCGGAATAGGGCAATGTCTTGAACGCGATTAGCTTGACGCGCGTCTTCGAGCCGTTGCGCTTCAATCGCACGAGGGCGGCGTCCACGCCGTCGCAGGATGTCCCCGACATCATACCGACGATAAAACGCACAGGCCGCTCGCGCAGGTCGTCGAGCAGGTGTAACGACAACGCGGGTCTCCTCTTCCTTACCGCGTAACGGGCGAGGCTGGCGCTCCCCTTGAATAACTGCCCACGGCCAGCCGTCAACAGTGAGTGTAACAGGAATTCCCCTGTTTGCGCCAAACGGCGGGTCAGCCGTGACACTACCCACCCTCAGGCTTTATGATGTTGTCAGAGTCCAAGTTGGGTGCGTACGGCGTCAACCCGGTACCGGATAGCGTGGTCTAAACCAGGGTAACATTCGGGGCGATATGACTAGCGCGCAGGGCACATCGACTCAACCGAGCGAAGGAACGAGACTGCTGCAGGGCCGGTATCGCGTCACGCGGTGCCTGGGCTCGGGCGGTATGGGCGACGTGTTCCTCGCCGAAGACCTGCGGCTCGGCCGGCTTGTTGCCGTCAAATCGCTCAAGCAGGAATACTGCAAGATGACCGAGGTGCGCAAGCGCATCGAGCGCGAGTGCGTCATGCACGCGCAACTCGGCGCGCACCCGAGCGTCATCACACTATACGACCGCATCGAGGAAGACGGACAAATCCACCTGATCATCGAGTACG contains these protein-coding regions:
- a CDS encoding nucleotidyltransferase domain-containing protein, which encodes MGVQIEIDKEKIAEFCRRHHIVKLSLFGSVTTDDFRDDSDVDVLVEYAEGHVPDFFTLFDQQDELAVLVARKVDLHTPASLSRYFRDEVLRNAAVQYAA
- a CDS encoding DUF86 domain-containing protein, which codes for MPRKSDLLFVQDMLKWARTASEFCAGKSLHEIQAIPQNESHLVRALCVIGEAASRVSPDVRARHPDIPWQRMTAMRNRLIHAYSDVDVIVVWSTASEKLPELIPQLESLLVSEQDDNKET
- a CDS encoding homoserine dehydrogenase, with the translated sequence MSIGVGVIGAGVVGGGVIRTLRSNRDVIKGKAGVDVSLVHVADARAELFKDFDLGGITTSTDAKALIADPGVHVVCELIGGINPAKSFILAALNAGKSVVTANKMLLAHHGPELCAAAVKNGVELRYEASVAGGIPIIKALREGLAANRIEFVCGILNGTCNYILSRMTYDNHDFNDALKIAQRLGFAETPPDLDIEGHDTAHKCQIIASLCYSTEVNLDEIHVEGVTKVTHADVTYAMEMGYLIKLLAIVRSVNGEIEVRVHPTLVPEDHLLASVRNEFNAVYVKGDVSDATLYYGRGAGRMPTASAVVADIIDIARRGDSPAPAPFAYAKKRPVRDMGLVEGKYYLRMTTRDIPGVLGRICTILGNHGVSIGGVSQKEKHEEDRVHVILMTERTVESSVRKAVAEIDALAVVHEPTHLLRVLSD
- a CDS encoding anhydro-N-acetylmuramic acid kinase gives rise to the protein MSLHLLDDLRERPVRFIVGMMSGTSCDGVDAALVRLKRNGSKTRVKLIAFKTLPYSAPLKARLLTDKKDAKEVCSLSFELGQIFAQAAESMQEEAKQHECSVDLIASHGHTIAHCPPRKDQTGCGTLQIAEPAIIADRTGVPVISDFRVRDMAAGGQGAPLVPYADWVLFRQRDETVGCLNIGGIANITVVTPKLRDVFAFDTGPGNMPIDGAMRLLTRGQQHLDWDGASAAKGKVLDGLLERLLDHDYFDKLPPKSTGREEFGEGVYLPQEILSRAQYAPEDVMATVTFAVARSIALAHQRFIAPLHTLTQIIVSGGGARNRVLMKCLRQEFAPIEVRTSDKMGLPGDAREAIAFAILGNESLCLSPSNVPGATGALHPAILGKVTF